In Quercus robur chromosome 10, dhQueRobu3.1, whole genome shotgun sequence, a genomic segment contains:
- the LOC126702456 gene encoding 40S ribosomal protein S19-3 — METARNVKDVSPHEFVKAYAAHLKRSGHVELPEWTDLVKTATFKELAPYDPDWYYIRAASMARKIYLRGGLGVGAFRRIYGGSKRNGSRPPHFCKSSGAIARHILKQLQNMNIVEIDTKGGRKITSTGQRDLDQVAGRIAVAL; from the exons ATGGAGACTGCGAGAAATGTGAAAGACGTGTCCCCCCACGAGTTCGTCAAGGCCTATGCCGCTCACCTCAAACGCTCTGGCCAT GTCGAACTCCCTGAATGGACCGATCTTGTCAAGACAGCAACATTTAAGGAGCTTGCTCCATATGACCCTGATTGGTACTACATTAGAGCCG CTTCCATGGCAAGGAAGATCTACTTGAGGGGGGGTCTTGGTGTTGGTGCATTCAGAAGGATCTATGGAGGAAGCAAGAGGAATGGCAGTCGTCCACCTCATTTCTGTAAAAGCAGTGGTGCCATTGCTCGTCACATACTTAAGCAATTGCAGAACATGAATATTGTTGAGATTGACACAAAGGG TGGGAGGAAGATCACATCCACTGGTCAGCGAGATCTTGACCAGGTTGCTGGACGGATTGCAGTTGCCCTTTAG
- the LOC126702225 gene encoding UDP-glucose 6-dehydrogenase 1-like, whose translation MVKICCIGAGYVGGPTMAVIALKCPSIQVVVVDISVSRITAWNSEQLPIYEPGLEDIVKQCRGKNLFFNTDVEKNVAEADIIFVSVNTPTKTQGLGAGRAADLTYWESAARLIADVSTSNKIVVEKSTVPVKTAEAIEKILSFNSKGINYQILSNPEFLAEGTAIQDLFNPDRVLIGGRETPDGQKAIQTLKDVYAHWVPEDRIITTNLWSAELSKLAANAFLAQRISSVNAMSALCEATGADVSQVSHAVGKDTRIGSKFLNASVGFGGSCFQKDILNLVYICDCNGLPEVANYWKQVIKVNDYQKKRFVNRVVSSMFNTVSGKKIAILGFAFKKDTGDTRETPAIDVCKELLRDRARLSIYDPQVTMDQIQRDLSMDKFDWDHPVHLQPMSPSTVKKVSIVWDAYAAARDAHAICILTEWDEFKTLDYQRIFDNMQKPAFVFDGRNMVNVKKLREIGFIVYSIGKPLDPWIKDMPAVA comes from the coding sequence ATGGTGAAAATTTGCTGCATTGGAGCTGGGTATGTTGGAGGTCCTACCATGGCAGTCATTGCCCTCAAGTGCCCCTCAATTCAAGTGGTTGTTGTTGACATCTCTGTCTCTCGTATCACGGCCTGGAACAGTGAACAGCTCCCCATTTATGAGCCGGGTCTTGAAGATATAGTGAAGCAGTGCAGAGGAAAGAACCTTTTTTTCAACACTGATGTGGAAAAAAATGTTGCAGAGGCAGACATCATTTTTGTTTCAGTTAACACCCCAACCAAAACTCAGGGCCTTGGAGCTGGCAGAGCTGCAGACCTGACATATTGGGAGAGTGCAGCCAGGTTGATTGCTGATGTTTCAACATCCAACAAGATTGTTGTTGAGAAGTCAACTGTCCCAGTGAAAACAGCCGAGGCAATTGAAAAGATCCTCTCTTTCAATAGCAAGGGCATCAACTATCAAATTCTCTCAAACCCGGAATTTCTTGCTGAGGGAACAGCTATTCAGGACCTCTTTAACCCTGATCGGGTTCTCATTGGAGGGAGAGAAACCCCTGATGGCCAAAAGGCAATTCAAACATTGAAAGATGTATATGCGCATTGGGTGCCTGAAGACAGGATCATCACAACCAATCTCTGGTCAGCAGAGCTCTCAAAGTTAGCTGCCAATGCTTTCTTGGCCCAGAGGATTTCGTCTGTCAATGCTATGTCAGCTCTCTGTGAGGCAACTGGGGCAGATGTTTCACAGGTTTCCCATGCTGTTGGTAAGGACACCAGAATTGGATCCAAGTTCCTTAATGCTAGTGTTGGTTTTGGTGGATCTTGCTTTCAAAAAGACATACTCAACTTGGTCTATATTTGTGATTGCAATGGCCTACCTGAAGTTGCCAACTACTGGAAACAAGTCATTAAGGTGAATGACTACCAAAAGAAGCGGTTTGTGAACAGGGTTGTCTCTTCAATGTTCAACACAGTTTCTGGTAAAAAGATTGCCATACTTGGGTTTGCCTTTAAGAAGGATACTGGGGATACAAGGGAAACGCCAGCAATTGATGTGTGCAAAGAGCTGTTGAGAGATAGAGCACGGTTGAGCATATATGATCCACAAGTCACCATGGATCAGATCCAAAGGGATCTCTCGATGGACAAGTTTGATTGGGATCATCCAGTTCATCTCCAGCCAATGAGCCCTAGTACTGTGAAGAAAGTGAGCATAGTTTGGGATGCTTATGCGGCTGCAAGGGATGCTCATGCGATCTGCATTCTAACCGAGTGGGATGAGTTCAAGACCCTTGATTACCAAAGGATTTTTGATAATATGCAGAAACCTGCATTTGTGTTTGATGGTAGAAACATGGTGAATGTCAAGAAGCTGAGGGAGATAGGATTCATTGTGTACTCAATTGGGAAGCCATTGGACCCATGGATTAAGGACATGCCTGCTGTGGCATAA
- the LOC126703701 gene encoding diacylglycerol kinase 1 — protein sequence MDEYRDIEMLLPIWGNKNPTDRFFIISCFIAALVGILTIAYTAFQWRRNINLSWTRAIARSKKNPKARHKVPVAPHTWILESVSRGKNLNCCVCLKSMSPSQTLGPMVASDSFIHRCHICGVAAHLSCSSSAHKDCKCISMVGYEHVMHQWAVRWTETTDQPDDTSFCSYCEEQCSGSFLGGSPIWCCLWCQRLVHVDCHSNMSNETGDVCDLGPFKRLILSPLHVKELSSGGFLSSITHGANEFASSVRASIRSQGKKYKNGNESSIDTGNSGTTGDMSTESTADTHQMVNGSNGIEENCNGSMNVEVQHQNGDVDSKLDRKPSFKRSSSMNQKDETQSLRMKQRYEIIDLSPDARPLLVFINKKSGAQRGDSLRQRLNLLLNPVQVFELSSTQGPEVGLFLFRKVPHYRVLVCGGDGTVGWVLNAIDKQNFVSPPPVAILPAGTGNDLARVLSWGGGLGSVERQGGLCTVLHHIEHAAVTILDRWKVAVLNKQGKQLQPHKFMNNYLGVGCDAKVALDIHNLREENPEKFYNQFMNKVLYAREGARNIMDRTFEDFPWQVRVEVDGVDVEVPEDAEGVLVANIGSYMGGVDLWQNEDETYDNFDPQSMHDKVLEVVSISGTWHLGKLQVGLSRARRLAQGQVIKIQLLAELPVQIDGEPWIQPPCTLAISHHGQAFMLKRVAEEPLGHAAAIITDVLENAETNHVINASQKRALQQEMALRLS from the exons ATGGATGAGTATAGAGATATTGAGATGTTACTTCCAATTTGGGGCAACAAGAATCCTACAGATAGGTTTTTCATTATATCTTGTTTTATTGCTGCCCTAGTTGGAATTTTGACTATAGCCTATACAGCTTTCCAATGGAGGAGAAACATCAATCTAAGTTGGACGAGAGCCATAGCCAGGtcaaagaaaaatccaaagGCAAGACACAAAGTTCCTGTAGCTCCTCATACTTGGATTCTAGAATCTGTGTCTCGcggaaaaaatttaaattgttgtGTGTGCTTGAAGTCCATGTCCCCGTCGCAAACTCTTGGCCCCATGGTGGCTTCCGATAGTTTTATTCACCGTTGTCACATTTGTGGTGTGGCAGCACATCTAAGCTGCTCTTCTAGCGCCCATAAGGATTGCAAATGTATATCCATGGTTGGATATGAGCATGTCATGCACCAATGGGCTGTTCGATGGACAGAGACCACAGATCAACCTGATGACACTTCTTTCTGTAGCTATTGTGAGGAACAATGTAGTGGGTCTTTCCTGGGTGGATCCCCTATATGGTGTTGCTTGTGGTGTCAACGACTGGTACATGTTGATTGCCACAGTAATATGTCTAATGAAACAGgtgatgtttgtgatttagGCCCATTCAAAAGATTGATATTATCACCTCTCCATGTTAAGGAGTTATCCTCAGGTGGATTTTTGAGCTCAATTACTCATGGAGCCAATGAGTTTGCATCTTCAGTTCGTGCAAGTATCCGGAGTCAGGGCAAGAAGTACAAGAATGGAAATGAATCCTCTATTGACACTGGAAATAGTGGTACTACAGGAGACATGTCCACAGAAAGTACAGCTGATACTCACCAAATGGTTAATGGTTCTAATGGAATAGAGGAAAACTGTAATGGTAGCATGAATGTGGAGGTTCAACATCAAAATGGTGATGTAGACAGCAAACTGGATCGGAAACCCAGTTTCAAAAGAAGTTCATCAATGAATCAGAAGGATGAGACTCAGTCATTGAGGATGAAACAGAGATATGAGATAATTGATCTGTCTCCAGATGCAAGGCCCTTGTTAGTTTTCATCAACAAAAAGAGTGGGGCTCAGCGTGGGGATTCACTTAGGCAACGTTTGAATCTACTTTTGAATCCTGTTCAG GTTTTTGAGTTGAGCTCAACACAGGGTCCAGAGGTgggtctttttttatttagaaaagtGCCTCACTATAGAGTTCTTGTATGCGGAGGAGATGGCACTGTTGGTTGGGTTTTAAATGCCATAGACaagcaaaattttgtttctccTCCTCCAGTTGCTATTCTTCCTGCTGGGACAGGAAATGATCTTGCCAGGGTCCTATCCTGGGGAGGTGGTTTGGGATCAGTGGAGAGACAAGGTGGCCTTTGCACGGTGTTGCACCACATTGAACATGCTGCAGTAACCATTCTTGACCGGTGGAAGGTGGCAGTGTTAAATAAACAAGGAAAACAACTCCAACCACATAAATTTATGAACAACTATCTTG GAGTTGGGTGCGATGCAAAGGTTGCTCTGGACATTCATAATCTACGAGAAGAGAATCCAGAGAAGTTCTATAATCAG TTTATGAATAAAGTTCTTTACGCTAGAGAGGGTGCCAGGAACATAATGGATAGGACATTTGAAGATTTCCCTTGGCAAGTTCGTGTTGAAGTGGATGGGGTTGACGTAGAGGTCCCTGAG GATGCAGAAGGTGTACTTGTTGCAAACATTGGAAGTTACATGGGTGGTGTAGATCTGTGGCAAAATGAGGATGAAACTTATGATAATTTTGATCCACAATCTATGCATGATAAGGTACTTGAGGTTGTGAGCATCTCAGGGACATGGCACCTTGGGAAGCTTCAG GTTGGCCTTTCTCGTGCTCGAAGACTTGCACAAGGGCAAGTGATTAAGATACAGCTCTTAGCTGAATTGCCTGTTCAAATTGATGGGGAGCCTTGGATTCAGCCTCCGTGTACATTGGCAATATCCCATCATGGCCAG GCCTTCATGTTGAAAAGGGTGGCTGAGGAACCTCTTGGTCATGCGGCTGCCATAATCACTGATGTCCTTGAGAATGCCGAGACAAATCATGTCATCAATGCTTCACAGAAGCGAGCTCTTCAACAAGAAATGGCACTGAGGCTGTCCTAG